A genomic stretch from Kribbella amoyensis includes:
- a CDS encoding adenylate/guanylate cyclase domain-containing protein encodes MGGSGVAVRGPRAWAVRGLERLAEIGARPEDSHDERLRRGTLVFLSVLITVLSTIWVTTYFAYGDPVSAAIPGAYQVITVVGLVVLARTKRFGVFRSTQLAAFLVLPALLQISLGGFVASSGMILWAAVMPLAALALLGVRRSLPWLGALLAVLVLLALPDARLARSPAALSTGFVVTFLVLNIASVTVCAYVMLAYFVEQRDRAHRELQAERERSERLLLNVLPEPIAQRLKTRPGVIAERHEAVSVLFADIVGFTAHSAAMAAEQVVELLDQVFTAFDRLADAAGVEKIKTIGDAYMVVGGLPVPRPDHLAAVARTALAMRAEIARIAAQPGCDWLAVRIGIDTGPVVAGVIGRRKFIYDLWGDTVNTASRMESHGPPGQIQLTHRAAIALGPEFTVRRRGTIEVKGKGPMETYLLDGATG; translated from the coding sequence GTGGGTGGGTCGGGGGTGGCCGTCCGGGGCCCGCGGGCGTGGGCGGTCCGCGGGCTGGAGCGGCTGGCCGAGATCGGGGCTCGGCCGGAGGACTCGCACGACGAGCGGCTCCGGCGGGGCACGCTTGTCTTCCTGTCGGTCCTGATCACCGTGCTCTCCACGATCTGGGTCACCACCTACTTCGCGTACGGCGACCCGGTCTCGGCCGCGATTCCCGGCGCGTACCAGGTGATCACGGTCGTCGGTCTGGTCGTCCTGGCCCGGACCAAGCGGTTCGGCGTCTTCCGCAGTACGCAGCTCGCGGCGTTCCTGGTCTTGCCGGCCCTGCTGCAGATCTCGCTCGGTGGATTCGTGGCCTCCAGCGGGATGATCCTGTGGGCGGCCGTCATGCCGCTGGCGGCGCTGGCACTGCTCGGGGTGCGTCGATCCTTGCCGTGGCTGGGCGCCCTGCTCGCCGTCCTGGTGCTGCTCGCCCTGCCCGACGCCCGCCTGGCGCGCTCTCCGGCCGCGCTGTCGACGGGGTTCGTGGTCACGTTCCTGGTGCTCAACATCGCGAGCGTCACGGTGTGCGCGTACGTGATGCTCGCGTACTTCGTGGAGCAGCGCGACCGGGCTCACCGGGAGCTGCAGGCCGAGCGGGAACGGTCCGAGCGCCTCCTGCTCAACGTCCTGCCGGAGCCGATCGCCCAACGACTCAAGACCCGGCCGGGGGTGATCGCGGAACGCCACGAGGCGGTGAGCGTGCTGTTCGCCGACATCGTCGGGTTCACCGCGCACTCGGCGGCGATGGCGGCCGAACAGGTGGTGGAGCTGCTGGACCAGGTCTTCACCGCCTTCGACCGGCTCGCCGACGCCGCGGGCGTCGAGAAGATCAAGACGATCGGCGACGCGTACATGGTGGTTGGCGGCCTGCCCGTGCCCCGGCCCGACCACCTCGCCGCTGTTGCCCGGACCGCGCTCGCGATGCGCGCCGAGATCGCCCGGATCGCGGCCCAGCCGGGGTGCGACTGGCTCGCGGTCCGGATCGGCATCGACACCGGTCCGGTGGTGGCCGGCGTGATCGGGCGCCGCAAGTTCATCTACGACCTCTGGGGCGACACGGTCAACACGGCCAGCCGGATGGAGTCGCACGGTCCGCCCGGCCAGATCCAGCTCACACACCGCGCGGCGATCGCGCTCGGCCCGGAGTTCACCGTCCGCCGGCGCGGCACGATCGAGGTCAAGGGGAAGGGCCCGATGGAGACGTACCTGCTCGACGGCGCGACCGGATAA
- a CDS encoding alpha/beta fold hydrolase: MPTFRSYDGTELAYHVRGEGAILVCLPGGPARASEYLGDLGGLSADRRLVLLDSRGSGESAVPDDPDTYRCERLVDDVEALRRHLGLDHLDLLAHSAAGNLLSLYAARYPDRVGSAVLVAPGFDAVGLDFTDEEWLEAVRRRSGEPWYEEAFAALMRLDDGSTELADRLQAAPLFYGPWTEEARAAEERWVEQIAPAARIGFRSPGSFGDPAITRAALAELAAPVLLIGGELDPAPTPRVLAEYAALFPDAQVVVQPNAGHTPWIDDPAAFRELVNSFLDSLLSAVESAASGQGPRRRCPECRGAARLPGLVKTTNMGSGMGSSFGPCPSCDGLGYLTDDESL, translated from the coding sequence ATGCCGACCTTTCGTTCGTACGACGGGACCGAGCTGGCGTACCACGTGCGAGGCGAGGGCGCGATCCTCGTCTGCCTGCCAGGCGGACCCGCACGCGCCTCGGAGTACCTGGGCGACCTCGGTGGGTTGTCGGCGGATCGTCGGCTGGTCCTGCTGGACAGCCGTGGTTCGGGGGAGTCGGCGGTGCCCGACGACCCGGACACGTACCGGTGTGAGCGGCTGGTCGACGACGTCGAGGCGTTGCGGCGGCACCTCGGACTCGACCACCTCGACCTGCTCGCGCATTCGGCCGCGGGCAACCTGCTGAGCCTGTACGCGGCTCGGTACCCGGACCGAGTCGGAAGCGCCGTACTGGTGGCTCCGGGATTCGACGCGGTCGGCCTGGACTTCACCGACGAGGAGTGGCTGGAGGCGGTACGACGGCGGTCCGGCGAGCCCTGGTACGAGGAGGCGTTCGCCGCGTTGATGCGTCTGGACGACGGATCCACCGAGCTCGCCGACCGGCTCCAGGCGGCTCCGCTGTTCTACGGCCCGTGGACCGAGGAGGCCCGCGCCGCCGAAGAACGCTGGGTCGAGCAGATCGCCCCGGCCGCGCGGATCGGATTCCGTAGCCCGGGGTCCTTCGGGGATCCCGCGATCACGCGAGCTGCCCTTGCCGAGCTGGCGGCGCCGGTGCTGCTGATCGGTGGCGAGCTGGATCCTGCGCCGACTCCGCGGGTCCTGGCGGAGTACGCCGCGTTGTTCCCCGACGCCCAGGTGGTCGTCCAGCCGAACGCCGGCCACACTCCGTGGATCGACGATCCCGCTGCTTTCCGCGAGCTCGTGAACTCGTTCCTCGACTCGCTCCTCAGTGCCGTGGAGTCGGCCGCTTCGGGACAGGGTCCGCGCCGTCGATGCCCCGAATGCCGTGGTGCCGCCCGCCTTCCGGGGCTGGTCAAGACCACCAACATGGGCAGCGGGATGGGTAGCTCCTTCGGCCCGTGCCCCAGCTGCGACGGCCTCGGCTACCTCACCGACGACGAGTCTCTGTAG
- a CDS encoding nucleoside kinase: MAKRNYLVEGGSGTGKSSVCRELRRRGYQAVDGDNELAYQGDPATGERIDGPGRHEQHIWDVDRVREIAASNEEEIAFFCGGSRNFHQFLDLFDQVIVLDVDTRGIVIDTDRPLEEVVDAVLRSAEA, from the coding sequence ATGGCGAAGCGCAACTACCTGGTCGAAGGCGGTTCAGGGACAGGTAAGAGCTCGGTCTGCCGCGAACTCCGCCGGCGCGGGTACCAAGCCGTTGACGGTGACAACGAACTCGCGTACCAGGGCGACCCCGCAACGGGGGAGCGGATCGACGGGCCCGGGCGGCACGAGCAGCACATCTGGGACGTGGACCGGGTCCGGGAGATTGCCGCGAGCAACGAAGAGGAGATCGCCTTCTTCTGCGGCGGATCCAGGAACTTCCACCAGTTCCTGGACCTCTTCGACCAGGTCATCGTGCTGGACGTGGACACCCGGGGCATCGTGATCGACACGGACCGCCCGCTCGAGGAAGTCGTCGACGCTGTCCTCAGATCTGCTGAGGCTTAG
- a CDS encoding alpha-isopropylmalate synthase regulatory domain-containing protein has protein sequence MTELSTSWQVDAITYSGGTQDGPRANVKLSRAGEQVHAEGSGTGLIDAVCHSISQATGVQARVVGFRAYSVGPGSEAVGEVELEVELPGRRVAVRASSADVVEAAGLALVAALNQYTAKRPARG, from the coding sequence ATGACGGAGCTGTCCACCAGTTGGCAGGTCGACGCCATCACGTACTCCGGGGGCACGCAGGACGGACCGCGCGCCAACGTCAAGCTCTCGCGAGCTGGGGAACAGGTCCACGCCGAGGGCTCGGGGACCGGCCTCATCGACGCGGTGTGCCACTCGATCTCGCAAGCGACGGGCGTGCAGGCGCGGGTGGTCGGGTTCCGCGCGTACTCGGTCGGCCCGGGCAGCGAGGCGGTCGGAGAGGTCGAGCTCGAGGTGGAACTGCCAGGCCGCAGGGTCGCGGTCCGGGCATCGTCCGCGGACGTCGTCGAGGCCGCCGGCCTGGCCCTGGTCGCAGCCCTCAACCAGTACACCGCGAAGCGACCGGCCCGAGGCTGA
- a CDS encoding RNA polymerase subunit sigma-70 produces the protein MSTDTLLKELGVSGGRDLGMVDEPAFTALAERHRRELHVHCYRMLGSFQDAEDTVQETFLRAWRRRETFEGRSTFRAWLYRIATNACLDLLAARRPEPATGGEVPWLQPYPDRLLDELRADDADEPETVAVARETIELAYLVAVQHLAPRPRAVLILRDVVGWPAKDVAELLGDSVNSVNSALQRARAGLREHLPAERQDWTGSEEDTRTRELVRRYTEASVTTDIDGLAALLRDDVRCSMPPTPGLYVGREAVVNDWIESGFGQMTGLRAVLTSVNRQPAVAVYHRQDREGAYLPLTIDVLRITGGAIAEITTFHADQFPRLDLPERLPA, from the coding sequence ATGAGTACGGACACACTGCTGAAGGAGCTGGGCGTGAGCGGTGGGAGGGACCTCGGCATGGTCGACGAGCCGGCGTTCACGGCGTTGGCGGAGCGGCACCGCCGGGAGCTGCACGTGCACTGCTACCGGATGCTCGGATCGTTCCAGGACGCCGAGGACACTGTGCAGGAGACGTTCCTCCGGGCCTGGCGGCGGCGGGAGACGTTCGAGGGGCGGTCGACGTTCCGGGCCTGGCTGTACCGGATCGCCACCAACGCCTGCCTGGACCTGCTCGCCGCGCGCCGCCCGGAGCCCGCCACCGGGGGTGAGGTCCCGTGGCTGCAGCCCTACCCGGACCGGCTGCTCGACGAACTGCGAGCGGACGACGCGGACGAGCCGGAGACCGTCGCTGTCGCGCGGGAGACAATCGAGCTGGCGTACCTGGTCGCGGTCCAGCATCTCGCGCCGCGCCCACGGGCCGTGCTGATCCTGCGGGATGTGGTCGGCTGGCCGGCCAAGGACGTCGCGGAGCTCCTCGGCGACTCCGTCAACTCCGTGAACAGCGCGTTGCAGCGCGCCCGCGCCGGCCTGCGGGAGCATCTGCCCGCCGAGCGGCAGGACTGGACCGGCAGCGAGGAGGACACCAGGACGCGCGAGCTGGTACGCCGCTATACCGAGGCGAGTGTGACCACGGACATCGATGGGCTGGCCGCGCTGCTGCGGGACGACGTCCGCTGCTCGATGCCGCCCACGCCGGGCCTGTACGTCGGCCGCGAGGCAGTCGTGAACGACTGGATCGAGAGCGGCTTCGGGCAGATGACGGGCCTGCGCGCCGTCCTCACCTCCGTGAACCGGCAGCCCGCCGTCGCCGTCTACCACCGGCAGGACCGAGAGGGCGCCTACCTGCCGCTCACGATCGACGTCCTGCGCATCACCGGCGGCGCGATCGCCGAGATCACCACGTTCCACGCCGACCAGTTCCCGCGGCTCGACCTGCCCGAGCGCCTGCCGGCGTAG
- a CDS encoding DUF6069 family protein, translated as MNSNRKGSGLFAGPESAQRYGLRGLVVTGLLAAIAAMVATTVAAALAQAAGVDFEVPEGGETIPLGGFAVVTGVFSVMGVVIAVALRRWSARPAERFVWTTVPLTAISFVPPLLSGAATATVAGLIGLHLVASAVMISILARSLRQEPW; from the coding sequence ATGAACAGCAACAGGAAAGGCAGCGGGCTGTTCGCAGGCCCGGAATCGGCGCAAAGGTACGGATTGCGCGGGCTCGTCGTCACCGGCCTCCTGGCCGCGATCGCCGCGATGGTTGCCACCACTGTCGCCGCTGCGCTCGCACAAGCAGCCGGGGTCGACTTCGAGGTCCCCGAAGGTGGCGAAACGATCCCGTTGGGCGGATTCGCCGTGGTCACCGGCGTCTTCTCGGTCATGGGCGTCGTCATCGCCGTCGCGCTTCGTCGGTGGAGCGCTCGCCCCGCCGAGCGCTTCGTGTGGACGACCGTGCCACTGACCGCGATCTCGTTCGTTCCGCCCCTTCTCTCCGGGGCAGCCACGGCCACCGTCGCTGGGCTCATCGGACTGCACCTCGTCGCTTCGGCAGTGATGATCTCGATCCTTGCGAGGAGCCTCCGTCAGGAGCCCTGGTAG
- a CDS encoding ABC transporter ATP-binding protein: MSRRTGRGLAPAAKLAFREAPAQLALLSAIALVGAVLPVAITWLTKLVIDSVTAGTAIDDLLPLAIVLAVLGALTATLPQLTQYFSAEAQRRVSRAARDRLYQAVNRFPGLGRFEDPQFLNQLRLAEAADTAPAQLTVATIQLVKNVIAALGLFGSLVIISPLIAGIVLVAALPTLLAELALARRRVNTTVRLSPDERRELFYQLLLSDERAGKEIRLFGIGDFLRGRMMRTLSGIHAARRTLDRRELFVQSGLELFAAAVAGAGLVWAILEAGRGELTAGDIALFIAAVAGVQTAVAGIVSLLAQTTEQLMIFDRYTAVLGAPPELPIAEHPVGTPALQRGIVFEDVWFRYGDDLPWVLRGVTVTIPSGLAVGLVGKNGAGKSTVVKLLCRMYDPTKGRITWDGVDLRDLDPAQLRARVGAVFQDFMSYDLTVTENIALGDLTALEDPDRITAAATQADIHEVVEKLPSGYRTLLSRMFADDDGSDGTGVVLSGGQWQRLALARAFLRADADLLILDEPNAGLDPEAEAELHARISTLRAGSTSVLISHRLGTLRDADLIVVLDDGAVTETGTHTSLLSTGGTYARLFTTQAKGYQGS, encoded by the coding sequence TTGAGCCGGCGTACGGGCCGAGGGTTGGCGCCAGCGGCGAAGCTGGCGTTTCGGGAGGCCCCCGCGCAGCTCGCGCTGCTGAGCGCGATCGCGTTGGTCGGCGCCGTACTCCCGGTCGCGATCACCTGGCTGACCAAGCTGGTCATCGATTCGGTGACCGCGGGCACCGCGATCGACGATCTGCTTCCGCTGGCGATCGTCCTTGCCGTACTCGGCGCCCTGACCGCGACGCTGCCGCAGCTCACGCAGTACTTCTCCGCGGAGGCGCAGCGGCGTGTCAGCCGTGCGGCCAGGGACCGGCTGTACCAGGCGGTCAACCGGTTCCCCGGACTCGGCCGGTTCGAGGATCCGCAGTTCCTCAACCAGTTGCGCCTGGCCGAAGCCGCCGACACGGCTCCGGCACAATTGACCGTCGCAACCATTCAGCTGGTCAAGAACGTGATCGCGGCGCTCGGCCTGTTCGGCTCGCTGGTCATCATCAGCCCGCTCATCGCCGGCATCGTGCTGGTCGCCGCACTGCCGACCCTGCTGGCCGAGCTCGCGCTGGCGAGACGCCGCGTCAACACCACCGTCCGGCTGAGCCCGGACGAACGCCGCGAGCTCTTCTACCAGCTGCTGCTGTCCGACGAACGCGCCGGCAAGGAGATCCGGCTGTTCGGTATCGGCGACTTCCTGCGCGGCCGGATGATGCGCACGCTGTCGGGGATCCACGCCGCGCGGCGTACCCTCGACCGCCGCGAGCTGTTCGTCCAGAGCGGGCTCGAACTCTTCGCCGCGGCCGTCGCCGGGGCGGGTCTGGTCTGGGCGATTCTAGAGGCGGGCCGCGGCGAGCTGACCGCGGGCGACATCGCGCTGTTCATCGCCGCGGTCGCCGGGGTGCAGACCGCGGTCGCCGGCATCGTGTCGTTGCTGGCCCAGACGACCGAACAGCTGATGATCTTCGACCGCTACACCGCCGTACTCGGCGCGCCACCCGAGCTGCCCATCGCGGAGCACCCGGTCGGGACGCCGGCACTCCAGCGAGGCATCGTGTTCGAGGACGTCTGGTTCCGCTACGGCGACGACCTGCCCTGGGTACTGCGGGGCGTGACGGTCACCATTCCTTCCGGGCTGGCCGTCGGGCTGGTCGGGAAGAACGGCGCGGGCAAGTCCACCGTCGTCAAACTCCTGTGCCGGATGTACGACCCGACCAAGGGCCGCATCACCTGGGACGGCGTCGACCTGCGCGACCTCGACCCGGCCCAGCTCCGGGCCAGGGTCGGCGCGGTGTTCCAGGACTTCATGTCCTACGACCTCACCGTGACGGAGAACATCGCACTCGGCGACCTCACCGCACTGGAGGATCCGGACCGGATCACCGCGGCCGCGACCCAGGCCGACATCCACGAGGTCGTCGAGAAACTCCCGAGCGGCTACCGCACCCTGCTCAGCCGGATGTTCGCCGACGACGACGGCTCGGACGGGACCGGGGTCGTCCTCTCCGGCGGACAGTGGCAACGACTGGCCCTGGCCCGCGCCTTCCTCCGCGCCGACGCGGACCTGCTGATCCTCGACGAACCGAACGCGGGCCTCGATCCGGAAGCCGAAGCCGAGCTGCACGCCAGGATCAGTACCTTGCGCGCCGGAAGCACGTCGGTCCTGATCTCGCACCGGCTCGGTACTTTGCGTGACGCCGACCTGATCGTGGTCCTGGACGACGGAGCGGTCACGGAGACCGGTACTCACACTTCCTTGCTCAGCACTGGCGGCACCTACGCCCGCCTCTTCACCACACAGGCAAAGGGCTACCAGGGCTCCTGA
- a CDS encoding S26 family signal peptidase — MLRRVVAGVGALALLVLLVRVRRLVVVDVRGPSMEPALYDGDRVLVRRAPLTALRTGDLVVVARPHSPEFAAAGAWVIKRVAATAGERVPPVIRDSWAENEINFAGEVVPEGRLLLLGDNAARSGDSRHWGFTTGDAVLGVVTRSLRPQARSRT; from the coding sequence GTGCTACGGAGAGTTGTCGCTGGCGTTGGTGCGCTCGCGTTGCTCGTACTGCTGGTGCGGGTGCGACGGCTCGTGGTGGTCGACGTTCGGGGCCCGAGCATGGAACCGGCCTTGTACGACGGCGACCGGGTCCTGGTCCGGCGCGCCCCCCTGACTGCGCTCCGGACCGGTGACCTGGTCGTCGTCGCCCGTCCGCACTCCCCCGAGTTCGCGGCCGCCGGCGCCTGGGTGATCAAGCGCGTCGCCGCGACGGCCGGCGAACGGGTACCACCGGTCATCCGGGACAGCTGGGCCGAGAACGAGATCAACTTCGCCGGTGAGGTCGTGCCGGAGGGCCGGCTGTTGTTGCTCGGGGACAACGCCGCCCGCAGCGGAGACTCCCGGCACTGGGGCTTCACGACAGGGGATGCGGTACTTGGCGTGGTCACCAGATCGCTGCGTCCACAGGCCAGGAGCCGGACTTGA
- a CDS encoding TlpA family protein disulfide reductase: protein MTTFLTALVIVVGIVGVLNLLLLFGVVRRLKEHDQAIANIPYGPLQSPPADSMRAPGSEVDEFTALSTDGVPVTKDSLTTETLVGFFSVSCAPCVEGAPKFAAHAAGVGKDAVLAIVIADEGEDPAEFVRVLGDSARVVVEGYEGPVTTAFGVTAFPTYGVVAAGRITASAIEFTALPVPTPA, encoded by the coding sequence GTGACGACGTTTCTCACCGCGCTGGTGATCGTGGTCGGCATTGTCGGCGTACTGAACCTGTTGCTGCTGTTCGGCGTCGTTCGCCGGCTGAAGGAGCACGACCAGGCGATCGCGAACATCCCGTACGGCCCGCTGCAGAGCCCGCCGGCGGATTCGATGCGGGCGCCGGGCTCGGAGGTCGACGAGTTCACCGCGCTGAGTACGGACGGCGTTCCGGTCACCAAGGACTCGCTGACCACGGAGACGCTGGTCGGCTTCTTCTCGGTGTCCTGCGCGCCCTGCGTCGAGGGCGCCCCGAAGTTCGCCGCCCACGCCGCCGGAGTCGGGAAGGACGCCGTGCTCGCGATCGTCATCGCCGACGAGGGCGAGGATCCGGCCGAGTTCGTCCGCGTCCTCGGCGACAGCGCCCGGGTCGTCGTCGAGGGGTACGAGGGACCGGTCACCACCGCGTTCGGCGTGACCGCCTTCCCGACCTACGGCGTGGTCGCGGCCGGACGGATCACCGCGAGCGCGATCGAGTTCACCGCGCTACCGGTACCTACTCCGGCCTGA
- a CDS encoding MauE/DoxX family redox-associated membrane protein has translation MEYLQFGCQVLVGGVFAVSAGSKVYSRAAFADFAAATTRLTGAGTGRARQLAAGTVAAEIAVVVALIVPVLVPWGFAGGIGLLAVFSAAIVRSLRRGQRAPCRCFGASSSPLGTQHVARNAVLAAIGALGIAASLSEVTSSLDIGLACVVAFAALLGVVLTARLDDLIGLFRATTATSQLGKHQ, from the coding sequence GTGGAGTATCTGCAGTTCGGCTGTCAGGTCCTGGTGGGCGGCGTGTTCGCCGTGTCCGCCGGCTCCAAGGTGTACTCGCGGGCCGCGTTCGCTGACTTCGCGGCAGCGACGACGCGGCTGACCGGAGCCGGTACGGGCCGAGCGCGACAGCTCGCCGCCGGCACGGTGGCAGCCGAGATCGCAGTCGTGGTCGCCTTGATCGTCCCCGTCCTGGTTCCGTGGGGGTTCGCCGGAGGCATCGGCCTGCTCGCCGTGTTCTCGGCGGCGATCGTGCGTTCCCTGCGTCGTGGGCAACGGGCGCCTTGTCGTTGCTTCGGTGCGTCGAGCTCGCCCCTCGGTACGCAGCATGTGGCCCGCAATGCCGTGCTCGCCGCGATCGGCGCCCTCGGGATCGCCGCGAGCTTGAGCGAGGTTACGTCCTCGCTCGACATCGGACTGGCCTGCGTCGTCGCCTTCGCCGCGTTGCTCGGCGTCGTGCTGACGGCCCGGCTGGACGACCTGATCGGACTGTTCCGAGCGACGACCGCCACGTCCCAGCTCGGCAAGCACCAGTGA